The Bacillota bacterium genome has a window encoding:
- the dnaG gene encoding DNA primase, producing MVDLGGHIPGEFIEAVLNQTDIVNLIGDHVRLTRKGQRYTGLCPFHQERTPSFTVSPEKQFFYCFGCGAGGDALKFLMMRENLTFPEALERLAERAGIKLPETGLDPAAERRQREREEAWRVNKLAAGYYEQQLVEKTGEQARRYLEKRGITKEVAAKFGLGYAPSSHDALLRYLRDRKVSGEEALRYGLALRHRTGELLDRFRGRLIFPISDGRGRVVGFGGRVLEDAVLPKYLNSAETPFFNKRELLYALYQARDAIRQSGSAVIVEGYLDAITAHQFGFCNVVASLGTSLTREQARLLLRYTGSVVIAYDNDAAGTAATLRGLDILQESGFRVRVVIIPQGKDPDDFLRAGGRDAWENAVGQAMPLIDFKGMHLAGKGLNTAAAKMAVLKEMLPNIGLLPTTVEREEGIRTAAQLTGLNWDVVRSELDRFLEKGQKSWLNKSKSAKNKHNAENIADARQRAEAGIIRVLIERPDLLPRLEAVGGGRFFSGEQHRRVYVRIQEITDREDLRLPLLFSRLGEEDKEMVAGILSEGLVGEPEALLDDYMILIRKKQRRERRQELLLELKAAEKTEDSERTRQLLKDLQTLTKNGKEG from the coding sequence GTGGTAGATTTGGGCGGCCATATTCCCGGGGAATTCATTGAGGCGGTTTTAAATCAAACGGACATCGTGAACCTGATCGGCGATCACGTCCGTCTTACAAGGAAAGGCCAGCGTTACACCGGTCTTTGTCCTTTTCATCAGGAGCGGACTCCTTCGTTCACAGTATCGCCGGAGAAACAGTTTTTTTACTGTTTTGGCTGCGGCGCCGGCGGAGACGCCCTGAAGTTTCTTATGATGCGGGAGAACCTCACCTTTCCGGAGGCATTGGAAAGGCTGGCCGAGAGGGCGGGGATTAAGCTTCCGGAAACCGGCCTGGACCCGGCAGCCGAACGGCGGCAGCGGGAAAGGGAAGAGGCATGGCGGGTCAACAAGCTTGCGGCCGGGTATTATGAGCAGCAGCTTGTAGAAAAGACCGGTGAACAGGCGAGACGGTACCTTGAAAAACGAGGAATTACAAAAGAGGTAGCGGCGAAGTTCGGTCTGGGGTACGCTCCTTCTTCACATGACGCGCTGTTGCGTTACCTGCGTGACCGGAAGGTGAGCGGGGAAGAAGCCCTGCGTTACGGGTTGGCGCTGCGGCACAGAACCGGGGAGCTTCTTGACCGGTTCCGGGGGCGGCTTATCTTCCCGATCAGCGACGGCCGTGGCAGGGTGGTCGGTTTCGGCGGGAGGGTTCTTGAAGATGCGGTCTTGCCGAAATACCTCAACTCCGCGGAAACGCCTTTTTTTAACAAAAGGGAATTGCTTTACGCGCTTTATCAGGCGCGGGACGCCATCCGCCAGTCCGGTTCCGCGGTAATCGTTGAGGGCTACCTTGACGCCATCACCGCGCACCAGTTTGGGTTCTGCAACGTGGTGGCCAGCCTGGGAACCAGTCTTACGCGGGAACAGGCGCGTCTTCTGCTGCGGTATACGGGATCGGTGGTAATTGCGTATGATAATGATGCGGCGGGTACCGCGGCAACGCTCCGGGGGCTTGATATCCTCCAGGAAAGCGGGTTCCGGGTACGGGTGGTGATCATCCCCCAGGGTAAGGACCCGGATGACTTCCTGCGAGCGGGTGGCCGTGACGCGTGGGAGAATGCCGTAGGGCAGGCGATGCCCCTTATTGATTTCAAAGGAATGCACCTGGCGGGCAAGGGTTTGAATACCGCCGCGGCGAAAATGGCGGTGCTCAAGGAGATGCTTCCTAACATCGGTCTCCTGCCTACAACCGTGGAACGCGAAGAGGGAATCAGAACGGCCGCCCAGTTGACGGGTTTGAATTGGGATGTGGTGCGGAGCGAACTGGACCGTTTTTTAGAAAAAGGGCAAAAAAGCTGGCTAAATAAAAGCAAAAGTGCTAAAAATAAGCATAATGCAGAGAATATTGCCGATGCCCGTCAGAGAGCCGAGGCCGGCATTATAAGGGTCCTTATAGAAAGGCCGGATCTTTTGCCCCGTCTGGAAGCGGTCGGGGGGGGAAGGTTTTTTTCCGGGGAGCAGCACCGGCGGGTCTATGTACGGATACAGGAGATCACCGATCGGGAAGATTTACGACTGCCGCTGTTGTTCAGCCGGTTGGGGGAAGAAGATAAGGAAATGGTGGCCGGTATCCTATCGGAGGGGCTCGTTGGCGAGCCGGAAGCTCTTCTGGACGATTATATGATTTTGATACGCAAGAAGCAGCGGCGTGAGAGACGGCAGGAGTTGTTGCTGGAGTTGAAAGCGGCTGAGAAAACCGAAGACAGCGAGCGAACGCGGCAACTGTTAAAGGATCTCCAAACGCTGACGAAGAACGGAAAGGAGGGGTGA
- a CDS encoding tyrosine-type recombinase/integrase — MTKRKKRGAGEGTIYHREGENRWCGELFVGWKEVVDKKTGEVKQGKDIYRCYGASRTEVQDQLREVASQRSQGTYVKPSKETLYDWLQEWLNVYKKRKLRPTTFESYKTMLEKHIKSTVGGILLKNLTTTHLQKLYNDKEDSGLSTRTVRYIHQVIHGGLEKARKLKKVAVNVSQDVELPMLTSKERKALTPDEEKKFFDILKTRPWKRWEPAFTVLAESGLRRGELLALRWDNVDFENKLLYVEQGLTKTTTAGMKFDKPKTEKANRVIPLTPKAEAALKTQKVRQAENKLKAGAGYNDQGLVFAARNGEPFQPRNFNRVIERVCEEAKIKVTAHQFRHTFTTRLIENGADVKTTSDILGHAKSSLTLDVYSHSSLERKREAIAKLSEK, encoded by the coding sequence ATGACAAAGCGTAAGAAACGTGGTGCAGGTGAGGGAACTATCTACCACCGGGAGGGAGAAAATCGTTGGTGTGGGGAATTGTTTGTTGGGTGGAAGGAAGTAGTTGACAAAAAGACGGGGGAAGTTAAGCAGGGGAAGGATATATATCGGTGTTACGGTGCCAGCCGTACAGAGGTACAGGATCAACTGCGGGAGGTAGCAAGCCAGCGGTCACAGGGGACATACGTTAAGCCGTCAAAGGAGACGCTCTACGACTGGCTTCAGGAATGGCTTAACGTATACAAAAAACGTAAGTTGCGCCCGACAACGTTTGAATCCTACAAGACAATGCTGGAAAAGCACATTAAGTCTACGGTTGGAGGTATTCTGCTCAAAAACCTCACAACCACACACTTACAAAAACTGTACAACGACAAAGAGGATTCAGGGCTTTCCACCCGGACCGTCCGGTATATTCACCAAGTGATCCACGGAGGACTCGAAAAAGCAAGAAAGCTTAAGAAAGTTGCGGTCAACGTCAGTCAGGACGTGGAGCTACCCATGCTCACATCTAAAGAGCGTAAGGCCCTGACACCCGACGAGGAAAAGAAATTCTTCGATATACTTAAGACAAGGCCGTGGAAACGATGGGAACCTGCCTTTACTGTATTGGCGGAAAGTGGTCTGCGGCGTGGTGAACTTCTGGCTTTACGGTGGGATAATGTAGACTTCGAAAACAAACTGCTTTATGTAGAACAGGGATTGACCAAGACAACCACGGCAGGTATGAAGTTTGATAAGCCGAAGACAGAGAAGGCCAACAGGGTTATCCCGCTTACGCCCAAGGCTGAAGCCGCCCTTAAAACCCAGAAGGTCCGGCAAGCGGAGAATAAGCTTAAGGCCGGGGCAGGGTATAACGATCAAGGTTTAGTATTCGCGGCAAGGAATGGTGAACCATTTCAGCCTCGGAACTTTAACCGGGTAATAGAAAGGGTGTGCGAAGAAGCGAAGATAAAAGTCACGGCTCACCAGTTTCGCCATACCTTCACCACCAGGCTTATTGAAAACGGCGCTGATGTTAAAACCACCAGTGACATTCTCGGACACGCGAAAAGCAGTTTAACTCTAGATGTTTACAGCCACAGTTCCCTTGAACGCAAACGGGAAGCAATAGCCAAGTTAAGCGAGAAATAA
- a CDS encoding helix-turn-helix transcriptional regulator, with protein sequence MVKYLKLLRVLSGMTQKQLAAKTGISAPAISSIERGYMRPYPAWRKRLSAVFEVQEEVLFAEVKDDAKASL encoded by the coding sequence ATGGTGAAATATTTAAAGTTGCTTCGAGTGCTCAGCGGGATGACGCAAAAGCAGCTTGCAGCAAAAACAGGGATCTCAGCACCCGCGATAAGCAGTATCGAGCGCGGTTACATGCGGCCTTATCCTGCGTGGCGGAAGCGGCTGTCAGCGGTTTTTGAAGTGCAAGAAGAAGTTCTTTTTGCGGAGGTTAAGGACGATGCAAAAGCAAGCTTATAA
- the rpoD gene encoding RNA polymerase sigma factor RpoD, with amino-acid sequence MEETREGEIESLIEKGKKRGVLTYGEIMDSLQESELTPDQIDDIYERLTTMGIDIVPEVHDLEPPEATTGTHTEEAEADLSVPEGVEIDDPVRMYLKEIGRIPLLTPEEEVELAKQMEEGDMAAKRRLVEANLRLVVSIAKRYVGRGMLFLDLIQEGNLGLIKAVEKFDYRKGYKFSTYATWWIRQAITRAIADQARTIRIPVHMVETINKLIRVSRQLLQELGREPMPEEIAKEMDISEDKVREIMKIAQEPVSLETPIGEEEDSHLGDFIEDQDAQAPAEEASFTLLREQLNEVLQTLTEREQRVLRLRFGLDDGRARTLEEVGQKFGVTRERIRQIEAKTLRKLRHPSRSKKLKDYLE; translated from the coding sequence ATGGAAGAGACGCGGGAAGGCGAAATCGAAAGCTTGATTGAAAAGGGCAAGAAACGTGGTGTGCTTACATACGGCGAAATCATGGATAGCCTTCAGGAATCGGAGTTGACTCCCGATCAGATCGACGACATTTACGAACGGTTGACGACGATGGGAATTGACATAGTGCCCGAGGTTCACGACCTTGAACCTCCCGAGGCGACAACCGGGACGCATACAGAAGAAGCGGAAGCCGACCTTTCGGTTCCGGAAGGTGTGGAGATAGATGATCCCGTCCGGATGTATTTAAAGGAAATCGGGCGTATTCCCCTACTGACACCCGAGGAAGAAGTAGAACTTGCAAAACAGATGGAAGAGGGGGATATGGCCGCCAAACGCCGCCTGGTGGAAGCAAACCTGCGGCTGGTGGTGAGTATCGCCAAGCGGTACGTCGGTCGCGGGATGCTTTTCCTCGACCTTATCCAGGAAGGCAACCTTGGTCTCATCAAAGCGGTGGAGAAGTTTGACTACCGCAAGGGGTATAAATTCAGCACTTATGCTACATGGTGGATCCGGCAGGCGATTACGCGGGCGATTGCGGACCAGGCAAGGACCATCCGTATCCCCGTACACATGGTTGAAACGATAAACAAACTCATCCGGGTGTCCCGGCAACTCCTTCAGGAACTCGGCCGTGAGCCTATGCCGGAGGAGATCGCTAAAGAGATGGATATCTCCGAGGACAAAGTCCGGGAGATTATGAAGATAGCCCAGGAGCCGGTGAGCCTCGAAACGCCCATCGGTGAAGAAGAGGATTCCCATTTGGGTGATTTTATCGAGGACCAGGATGCCCAGGCGCCGGCCGAGGAGGCTTCTTTCACCCTTTTGCGTGAGCAGTTGAACGAGGTGCTTCAAACGCTTACCGAAAGGGAGCAGCGGGTTCTGCGCCTGCGCTTCGGATTGGATGACGGGCGCGCGCGGACCCTTGAGGAAGTCGGACAGAAATTCGGAGTGACCAGGGAGCGCATCCGGCAGATAGAAGCCAAGACCTTGCGCAAACTGCGACATCCAAGCCGATCAAAGAAACTAAAAGATTATCTCGAATAA
- a CDS encoding Fic family protein: MKPEDFSSSAAGRVVRTLEGRWAFIPNPLPLSTNLEPDVIYALSEADRAVGELAGMGRMLPNPHLLIKPFMRREAVLSSRIEGTRASLSDLYAFEAVQARLWDREPNSDVNEVVNYVYALEHALALLIKLPVSLRLIRETHSKLLEGVRGGTRNPGEFRRSQNWIGPPGCTLEKASFVPPPPNEILSALDKLEQFFYQSTSIPPLIRLAMIHYQFEAIHPFLDGNGRLGRMIIVLLSCAWGLLPQPLLYISAFFEANREFYYDLLQAVSTRGAWNEWFLFFLKGVERQSRDALVRAKRLQDLQEGYYERFKTSRSPSTVFRLVDLLFQSPVITIPKASKYIGTTYMPASHHVREFIKAGILREVGGRSRNRLYIANEILDTVEGAL, from the coding sequence GTGAAACCTGAAGATTTCTCTAGTTCTGCCGCAGGGCGCGTCGTGCGCACATTGGAAGGTCGTTGGGCGTTTATTCCAAATCCATTACCGCTTTCCACAAATTTAGAGCCAGATGTAATATACGCGCTCTCCGAAGCGGACCGAGCTGTAGGTGAACTTGCGGGAATGGGCCGGATGCTTCCCAATCCTCATTTGCTGATTAAGCCATTTATGCGGCGAGAGGCAGTGCTTTCCTCTCGTATCGAGGGAACACGCGCATCTCTGTCCGATCTTTATGCCTTTGAAGCGGTTCAAGCACGTTTATGGGATCGTGAGCCTAACAGCGATGTTAATGAAGTTGTTAATTACGTCTACGCTCTTGAACATGCTTTAGCACTTCTAATTAAACTTCCCGTTAGCCTCAGATTAATTCGTGAAACTCATTCCAAGCTTCTCGAAGGAGTTCGAGGGGGGACTCGTAACCCAGGGGAATTTCGACGTTCGCAAAATTGGATTGGGCCTCCTGGTTGTACCCTGGAGAAAGCATCTTTTGTACCACCTCCACCAAATGAAATATTGAGTGCTCTTGATAAATTGGAACAGTTTTTTTATCAAAGCACTAGTATACCACCACTTATTCGCCTGGCAATGATCCATTATCAGTTCGAGGCTATCCATCCTTTTCTTGATGGGAATGGCAGACTGGGTCGTATGATCATTGTACTGCTATCGTGCGCCTGGGGCCTTTTACCTCAACCGTTGTTATATATAAGCGCTTTCTTTGAAGCTAATCGAGAGTTCTATTATGACCTTCTTCAGGCTGTAAGTACAAGAGGGGCTTGGAATGAATGGTTTCTCTTTTTTTTAAAGGGTGTAGAAAGGCAATCACGAGATGCACTAGTCCGAGCCAAGCGTCTACAAGACCTTCAGGAGGGATACTATGAAAGATTTAAGACATCTCGCTCCCCAAGCACAGTATTCAGACTAGTAGACCTATTGTTTCAAAGCCCTGTTATTACCATCCCCAAAGCGAGTAAATACATAGGGACTACATATATGCCGGCAAGCCACCATGTAAGGGAATTTATAAAAGCTGGTATTTTACGAGAAGTTGGCGGGAGGTCCCGTAACCGGCTTTACATAGCGAATGAGATCCTGGATACGGTGGAGGGCGCGTTATAA
- a CDS encoding helix-turn-helix domain-containing protein — translation MKELLTPQEAARILKIHVRTVYAHLRSGKLPGAKIGDNWRIKQEDLEKFIEEAKKRPTNK, via the coding sequence ATGAAGGAATTACTTACACCGCAGGAAGCGGCACGAATACTTAAAATTCATGTAAGAACGGTCTACGCTCATTTACGATCCGGTAAATTACCTGGGGCTAAAATTGGCGATAACTGGCGCATCAAGCAGGAAGACTTAGAAAAGTTTATCGAGGAAGCGAAAAAACGACCAACGAACAAATAA
- a CDS encoding glycosyl hydrolase family 18 protein, translating to MKKSLSLMFSLIFAILMWLAATIPASAETTVPFGSRTLSTGMSGSDVKQLQSCLKNWGYYNSRISGYFDKKTRNGVLSFQKANQLPADGIVDQDDYDKIYQLTNPAPPPPLPEPPSPPSGGTTYVIQPGDTFYTIALGFNVSVESLMAANPGVDPNNLQVGQTIVIPAPSTPPPPPEPPSPPSGGTTYMIQPGDTYSKIALSFNVSVESLIAANPGVDPNNLQVGQTIVIPAPSTPSPPPATARHVLGYYTVDYPGDADSFNSLSAYGSRINSIATFTFLVDGSGNVTGTTPTDGVNLALNRGAVPLALIHNYRNEGFDAAGAHNLLSNTASRQRLVQNMVDILKGKGYKGVNIDLENVPPSDRSYYTALVREFKAALQPLGCLTTVSIPAKTADVPTAAWSGAFDYAAIGASADWVQLMTYDEHWFGGTPGPIASLPWVENVIKYAVSVIPKEKTLLGIPTYGYDWTSSTTSIVTYKSVSSLINAYNAQPQWDSTACEPYFTYYAGRVKHEVWYENADSARLKFDLVNKYGLMGIGIWRLGYEDDSFWQAVAEKLN from the coding sequence ATGAAGAAATCCCTGTCCTTGATGTTCTCGCTGATCTTCGCCATCCTGATGTGGTTAGCCGCGACAATACCTGCTTCGGCTGAAACAACCGTTCCTTTCGGCAGCCGGACTTTATCGACGGGTATGTCGGGCAGCGACGTAAAGCAGCTTCAAAGCTGTTTAAAAAACTGGGGTTATTATAACAGCCGCATTTCCGGATATTTTGACAAGAAAACAAGGAACGGCGTGCTCTCCTTTCAAAAGGCAAATCAATTACCAGCCGACGGCATTGTCGACCAGGACGACTACGATAAAATATACCAGTTGACTAACCCGGCACCGCCGCCGCCTCTTCCGGAACCGCCTTCCCCACCCTCCGGGGGAACAACGTACGTGATTCAGCCCGGCGATACCTTTTACACCATTGCCCTAGGTTTTAATGTTTCTGTAGAAAGCTTGATGGCGGCCAACCCGGGCGTGGACCCGAACAACCTGCAGGTCGGGCAGACCATTGTCATCCCCGCGCCTTCCACGCCGCCGCCTCCGCCGGAACCGCCTTCCCCGCCCTCCGGGGGAACAACATACATGATTCAGCCCGGCGATACGTATTCCAAAATCGCCCTCAGCTTTAACGTCTCCGTGGAAAGTTTGATAGCGGCCAACCCGGGCGTGGACCCGAACAACCTGCAGGTCGGGCAGACCATTGTCATCCCCGCGCCTTCCACGCCGTCGCCTCCGCCGGCGACCGCCCGCCACGTGCTGGGCTATTACACGGTTGACTACCCGGGAGATGCAGACTCCTTCAACTCCCTGAGCGCGTATGGCAGCCGGATTAACAGCATCGCCACCTTCACCTTTCTTGTCGACGGGAGCGGAAACGTCACCGGCACAACCCCGACGGACGGCGTAAATCTGGCGTTAAACAGGGGCGCCGTTCCTCTGGCCCTGATTCACAACTACCGCAACGAAGGCTTTGACGCCGCCGGCGCGCACAACCTCCTGTCAAACACCGCCAGCCGGCAGAGGCTGGTCCAGAACATGGTAGACATTCTTAAAGGCAAAGGGTATAAGGGAGTCAACATCGACCTCGAAAATGTGCCCCCCTCGGACCGCAGCTATTACACCGCGCTGGTCCGGGAGTTCAAAGCTGCGCTCCAGCCCCTCGGCTGCCTGACAACCGTCTCCATTCCCGCGAAAACCGCGGACGTACCCACCGCGGCATGGTCGGGCGCATTCGACTACGCCGCCATAGGCGCGTCCGCCGACTGGGTCCAGCTCATGACGTACGACGAGCACTGGTTCGGCGGAACACCCGGACCGATCGCCTCGCTGCCGTGGGTGGAAAACGTAATAAAATACGCCGTCAGCGTAATCCCCAAGGAAAAGACATTGCTTGGGATCCCAACCTACGGTTACGACTGGACTTCGTCCACAACCTCCATTGTGACCTATAAGTCGGTCAGTTCGTTGATCAACGCCTATAACGCTCAGCCGCAGTGGGACAGCACCGCCTGCGAACCGTACTTCACTTACTACGCGGGCCGCGTAAAACATGAGGTCTGGTACGAAAACGCCGATTCCGCACGACTCAAATTCGATCTGGTCAACAAGTACGGCCTGATGGGAATAGGCATCTGGCGCCTGGGCTATGAGGACGACAGCTTCTGGCAGGCTGTGGCGGAAAAGCTGAATTAG
- a CDS encoding four-helix bundle copper-binding protein yields the protein MPEYSLENIFYPIDSYGRVLRTVQDCEAVCENTFTAVLARYGHHQEGRAMQLQLLRDCADICTLTAKFIARCSMFARHLAALCAEICDVCGKHCLRHRDHESQHCGRVCLNCAKECRSFAGMPYPYSEAGYPPPGYADPAGMYTQSEQTEKKK from the coding sequence GTGCCGGAATATTCTTTGGAGAATATTTTTTACCCGATCGATTCCTACGGCCGCGTGTTAAGAACCGTTCAAGATTGCGAGGCCGTATGCGAGAACACGTTTACCGCGGTTCTTGCAAGATACGGTCACCATCAAGAGGGGAGGGCGATGCAGCTTCAGTTGTTGCGTGATTGTGCGGACATCTGTACTCTGACCGCGAAGTTCATCGCTCGCTGCAGCATGTTCGCAAGGCATCTCGCCGCTTTATGCGCCGAAATCTGCGATGTCTGTGGCAAGCATTGCCTGCGGCATCGCGATCACGAGTCGCAACACTGCGGCCGGGTCTGCCTGAACTGTGCAAAAGAATGCCGGTCTTTCGCCGGAATGCCCTACCCTTATTCCGAAGCAGGCTATCCCCCACCCGGTTATGCCGACCCGGCAGGTATGTATACACAATCAGAACAAACAGAAAAAAAGAAATAA
- a CDS encoding ferredoxin has translation MARIPYIETSECEACGTCEAICPEVFKLNEELGCAQVLNPTGAGEDAIQEAIDSCPPGCISWVEG, from the coding sequence ATGGCTCGCATCCCTTACATCGAGACGAGTGAGTGTGAGGCTTGCGGCACCTGCGAGGCTATATGTCCGGAGGTGTTCAAGCTGAATGAAGAACTGGGTTGCGCCCAGGTGCTTAATCCAACCGGCGCCGGTGAGGACGCCATCCAGGAGGCTATCGATTCATGCCCGCCGGGTTGCATCAGTTGGGTGGAAGGTTAA
- a CDS encoding XkdF-like putative serine protease domain-containing protein: MKLIKTDADRNLVFGWASVAIRKDGDPVVDMQQEIVDVSALEDAAYAFVLKFRKTGVEHAGEAVGELVESFMVTPEKLAKMGLPANALPTGWWVGFHVSDDAVFSQVKSGAYSMFSIQGQAKRKEVL, from the coding sequence ATGAAGCTAATTAAAACCGATGCGGACCGCAATCTTGTATTTGGTTGGGCAAGCGTTGCGATACGTAAGGACGGCGATCCGGTAGTCGATATGCAGCAAGAGATTGTCGATGTTTCAGCTTTGGAAGATGCGGCCTATGCCTTTGTCCTTAAATTCCGTAAGACGGGCGTTGAACATGCCGGGGAAGCCGTGGGCGAACTGGTGGAGAGCTTCATGGTGACACCGGAAAAACTTGCTAAAATGGGTTTACCGGCGAACGCACTGCCCACAGGGTGGTGGGTAGGGTTCCACGTATCGGACGATGCGGTATTTAGTCAGGTAAAATCAGGTGCATATTCCATGTTCTCGATTCAGGGCCAAGCAAAACGAAAGGAAGTGTTATAA
- a CDS encoding tape measure protein yields MDVGKLRVLLGADISDFTRKMAEAEAQTSRLQRAFALGPATASSKMLAGGLLALGAATGVAAGGAVKMAAEYEQSKTAFTTLLGSGKEAEKFLKDLSDFASKTPFELPGLEDSSRRLLAFGFSAEKIIPMMTNIGNAVSALGGGKAEIDRVTLALGQMAAKGKISAEEMNQLNELGVKSWDMVAKAIGVSVPEAMKMAEQGMITGQQGIDAVLKGMAERFGGAMDKQSKTLIGRWSNLKDNISQMMRPLGEEIIKAFNLGPALDNINKWLGEIKTALEKGGLKGALAELFPEDLQKKIVIIGGAIAGALVPAIVAFGTSVAAAMIPLAPFMLAGAAVAALAYTIYKNWDKIGDFFKNIWTTVKDFTVNAVQAIVGFVQENWPLIISIILGPFGIIISAIISNWETIRDATTAAWEAITGALSTAWEAITGLATTAWTGLKDFFKKWGDEILQIAVGPVGWASLLSQHLGGIWESIKQGFADAWNGIKTIAESVWRGIVDTIKGGINSVIGLINRFIAAFNSIKIKVPEVQIPLDGTVGGWTVGMPQIPTIPYLAEGALVKSPTLAMIGEKGPEIVAPFQKFMDMIAPKLAFEGAGAPVTDYPISTKRGTTINHITITGNSISSDMDIHRIGELLVRELKRTGVTAGI; encoded by the coding sequence ATGGACGTAGGAAAATTACGGGTACTTTTAGGTGCTGACATTTCGGACTTTACCCGCAAAATGGCCGAAGCGGAAGCGCAAACATCACGTTTGCAAAGGGCATTCGCCCTTGGTCCGGCCACAGCGAGTTCAAAAATGCTTGCCGGCGGACTTCTTGCATTAGGAGCAGCGACGGGAGTAGCCGCAGGGGGTGCTGTGAAGATGGCGGCTGAGTATGAGCAGAGCAAAACGGCGTTTACGACACTCTTGGGCAGCGGTAAAGAGGCTGAAAAGTTCCTCAAGGACCTGTCTGATTTTGCTTCTAAGACACCGTTCGAGTTGCCCGGCCTGGAGGATTCCAGTAGGCGGCTCCTGGCCTTCGGTTTTTCGGCAGAAAAAATAATCCCGATGATGACAAATATAGGCAATGCTGTTTCGGCACTAGGCGGCGGCAAGGCTGAAATAGACCGTGTAACTTTGGCTTTGGGCCAGATGGCCGCGAAAGGTAAAATCTCAGCCGAAGAAATGAACCAACTGAACGAACTTGGTGTTAAATCCTGGGACATGGTCGCTAAAGCAATCGGCGTATCTGTACCCGAGGCTATGAAGATGGCAGAGCAAGGTATGATTACCGGCCAGCAGGGTATTGACGCTGTCTTGAAAGGCATGGCCGAAAGGTTCGGCGGTGCGATGGATAAGCAGTCCAAGACCTTAATAGGCCGGTGGTCGAATCTAAAAGACAATATAAGCCAGATGATGCGTCCTCTTGGCGAGGAAATTATTAAGGCTTTCAACCTGGGACCGGCTTTGGACAACATAAATAAGTGGCTTGGTGAAATAAAAACGGCTCTTGAAAAAGGGGGTTTGAAGGGCGCATTAGCAGAGCTGTTCCCTGAAGATTTGCAAAAGAAAATAGTGATTATCGGCGGTGCTATTGCCGGTGCTTTAGTTCCGGCCATAGTAGCGTTTGGTACTTCTGTAGCGGCGGCCATGATTCCCTTGGCACCATTTATGTTGGCAGGTGCGGCGGTTGCAGCCTTGGCTTATACAATCTACAAAAACTGGGATAAAATCGGCGACTTCTTTAAAAACATCTGGACTACAGTTAAGGACTTTACCGTGAATGCAGTTCAAGCCATTGTCGGTTTTGTGCAGGAAAACTGGCCGTTAATTATTAGTATCATCCTTGGGCCGTTTGGCATTATTATCAGCGCAATTATTAGCAATTGGGAAACAATCCGAGACGCCACAACAGCGGCGTGGGAGGCGATCACCGGGGCGCTGTCCACGGCGTGGGAGGCGATCACCGGCTTGGCAACAACCGCGTGGACGGGACTCAAGGACTTCTTTAAAAAGTGGGGCGACGAAATCTTGCAAATCGCCGTTGGACCTGTCGGTTGGGCATCATTGTTAAGTCAGCATTTAGGTGGTATTTGGGAGAGCATAAAACAGGGCTTCGCCGATGCGTGGAACGGCATTAAAACTATAGCCGAATCTGTCTGGCGCGGCATCGTGGACACTATTAAAGGCGGAATAAACTCGGTAATCGGCCTGATTAACAGATTTATCGCGGCTTTTAACAGCATTAAAATCAAAGTACCGGAAGTACAGATTCCACTTGACGGCACGGTGGGTGGCTGGACGGTGGGTATGCCACAGATACCTACTATTCCCTATTTGGCCGAAGGCGCGTTGGTAAAAAGTCCTACCCTTGCCATGATCGGTGAGAAGGGTCCAGAGATAGTTGCACCATTCCAAAAGTTTATGGACATGATTGCGCCGAAATTAGCGTTTGAGGGCGCGGGTGCTCCAGTAACGGACTATCCCATATCAACAAAACGCGGTACGACGATCAATCATATCACCATCACCGGCAACAGTATCTCATCGGACATGGACATTCACCGCATTGGCGAATTGCTTGTACGCGAGCTTAAACGCACAGGAGTGACCGCCGGAATATAA